A window of Ardenticatena maritima contains these coding sequences:
- a CDS encoding segregation and condensation protein A translates to MTEEFTVQLPFFEGPLDLLLHLIERRELDITKVSLAMVTDEYMAYLAALERVDPGRVADFLVVAARLLLLKSRMLLPQERQEEEEEEDDGEALARALEAYRQFKQIAELLAEREAAGLRAYVREAPPPDLEPRLSPNGVSVNDLLAALRDILRQKPPPPESVDKVVRPLRVTVRQRIRTLAARLRQGGRFRFEELFAGDVDRQDVIATFLALLETLKLGWARVEQEKPFAPIYIEPIVENVPAEGEEPEFTSEFDEPPAE, encoded by the coding sequence ATGACCGAAGAATTCACCGTCCAACTTCCCTTCTTTGAAGGACCGCTCGACCTGCTGTTGCACCTCATCGAGCGGCGCGAACTGGATATTACCAAAGTCTCACTCGCCATGGTCACCGACGAGTACATGGCGTACCTGGCGGCGCTTGAACGCGTTGACCCGGGGCGCGTTGCCGATTTTCTCGTCGTCGCGGCGCGTTTGTTGTTGCTGAAAAGCCGCATGTTGCTCCCACAGGAACGCCAGGAAGAAGAAGAGGAAGAAGACGACGGCGAAGCCCTTGCGCGGGCGCTGGAAGCCTATCGCCAATTCAAGCAGATTGCCGAACTCCTTGCCGAACGTGAAGCGGCGGGGTTGCGCGCCTACGTCCGCGAAGCCCCGCCGCCCGACCTTGAACCCCGTTTGTCGCCCAACGGCGTCTCGGTGAACGATTTGCTCGCCGCCCTGCGCGATATTTTGCGCCAAAAACCCCCGCCGCCCGAATCTGTGGACAAGGTTGTGCGCCCTCTGCGCGTGACCGTCCGCCAACGCATTCGCACCCTGGCGGCGCGCCTGCGCCAGGGGGGGCGTTTCCGCTTCGAGGAACTGTTTGCCGGCGATGTTGACCGGCAAGACGTCATCGCCACGTTTCTGGCGTTGCTGGAAACGCTCAAACTCGGCTGGGCGCGTGTCGAACAAGAAAAGCCCTTTGCGCCCATTTACATTGAGCCGATTGTCGAAAACGTGCCCGCCGAGGGTGAAGAACCCGAATTCACCTCGGAATTTGACGAGCCGCCTGCGGAATAA